In one Pseudodesulfovibrio tunisiensis genomic region, the following are encoded:
- a CDS encoding LytS/YhcK type 5TM receptor domain-containing protein: MSTYEIILTLAERFGLLVGGVFLVMIFTPAQRIGFTHGQSRMRTLLLMLFFGICGILGTYTGNSVFGSVANLRAMVVITGGLFGGPVVGFGSGLIAGAHRILTDLNGFSAWPCGISTAIEGLAAGGISLWYASRAMNWKIGAGLALLGEALHMVLILILSKPFDEAVALVKLIAPPMIIINTVGAALFVEIINIFSRDRERRDSVHAQKILDIANHTVSYLRSGLTLDSAEAMATIIRDRVGVAAVAVTDTRNVLAHIGAGDDHHLPGREIRTRATREVLRDGVSLYLRTRSRIRCVNQDCPMTSAIIVPLTKNGEIVGTLKFYGTREIPLNTTLFELAKGLGNLFSTQLELEDIQIKEQMLAHAEIRRLQSQINPHFLFNSLNTITSFCRTNSEKARDLLKDLSSYMRRNLDLSRGFIPLSEELDQVRSYLAIETARFGDRISVEMDIAPECEEWPIPPLILQPLVENSVRHGLLSQENGGTITIRARCTNKHLELTVADNGAGMSRKTVESLFTKNCVESRTQGIGVRNCLNRLEQIYGPSYTLNIRSEQEHGTSIDFRVPTMPKAAGAAPRSA, encoded by the coding sequence ATGAGCACATATGAAATCATCCTGACACTGGCCGAACGTTTCGGCCTGCTGGTGGGTGGCGTATTTCTGGTCATGATCTTCACGCCTGCCCAACGCATCGGGTTCACGCACGGACAGAGTCGGATGCGCACCCTGCTTCTGATGCTGTTCTTCGGCATCTGCGGCATACTGGGCACCTACACCGGGAACTCGGTATTCGGGTCCGTGGCCAACCTGCGGGCCATGGTCGTGATCACGGGCGGTTTGTTCGGCGGTCCCGTTGTCGGCTTCGGTTCCGGCCTCATTGCCGGAGCGCATCGCATCCTGACCGACCTGAACGGATTCAGCGCATGGCCGTGCGGCATATCCACGGCCATCGAAGGACTTGCAGCCGGGGGCATCAGCCTGTGGTACGCCAGCCGCGCCATGAACTGGAAAATCGGCGCAGGTCTGGCCCTGCTCGGCGAAGCGCTGCACATGGTGCTGATCCTGATCCTCTCCAAGCCCTTTGACGAAGCCGTTGCTCTGGTGAAACTCATTGCCCCGCCCATGATCATCATCAATACCGTGGGCGCGGCCCTGTTTGTGGAAATCATCAACATCTTTTCCCGGGACCGGGAACGCCGCGATTCCGTGCATGCGCAGAAGATTCTGGACATCGCCAACCATACTGTGAGCTATCTTCGATCCGGCCTGACACTGGATTCGGCCGAAGCCATGGCCACCATCATTCGGGATCGCGTGGGCGTGGCCGCCGTGGCCGTCACGGACACCCGCAATGTTCTTGCGCACATCGGAGCCGGGGACGACCATCACCTGCCGGGCAGGGAAATCCGGACCCGCGCCACGCGGGAAGTGCTTCGCGACGGTGTTTCCCTGTACCTGAGGACGCGCAGCCGGATCCGCTGCGTGAATCAGGATTGCCCCATGACATCGGCCATCATCGTGCCGCTGACCAAGAACGGGGAAATCGTGGGGACGCTCAAGTTCTACGGTACTCGGGAAATTCCGTTGAACACCACCCTGTTCGAACTGGCCAAGGGGCTGGGCAACCTCTTTTCCACCCAGTTGGAGCTGGAGGACATCCAGATCAAGGAACAGATGCTCGCCCATGCGGAAATCAGGCGGCTCCAATCCCAGATCAATCCGCACTTCCTGTTCAATTCCCTGAACACCATCACGTCCTTCTGCCGCACCAATTCGGAAAAGGCGCGCGACCTGCTCAAGGACCTGTCCTCGTACATGCGCCGCAATCTGGATTTGAGCCGGGGCTTCATCCCCCTGTCCGAGGAACTGGATCAGGTGCGCAGCTATCTTGCCATCGAAACAGCACGTTTCGGAGACAGAATCAGCGTGGAAATGGACATTGCACCGGAATGCGAGGAATGGCCCATTCCGCCACTGATCCTTCAGCCGCTGGTGGAAAATTCGGTACGTCACGGCCTGCTTTCGCAGGAAAACGGCGGCACCATCACCATCAGGGCGCGATGCACGAACAAGCATCTGGAGCTGACCGTGGCGGACAACGGGGCGGGCATGAGCCGGAAAACCGTGGAAAGCCTGTTCACGAAGAACTGCGTGGAATCCCGGACGCAGGGCATCGGGGTACGCAACTGCCTGAACAGGCTGGAGCAGATATACGGCCCCAGCTATACCCTGAACATCCGCAGTGAGCAGGAACACGGGACAAGCATTGATTTCCGGGTTCCGACAATGCCCAAAGCCGCCGGGGCCGCCCCCCGATCAGCCTGA
- a CDS encoding LytR/AlgR family response regulator transcription factor has translation MNKDTKKIRTVLVDDELPAIDELAFLLSDAEDVEVVGTAGNATEAVQLIREVLPDLVFLDIQMPGKDGFHVLADLMSESLTPLVVFITAYDEYAIRAFEENAVDYILKPIPRERLAKCLDRVRDRLEESEETGSPSASLQKLLAEVGIKPGIARISVEHSGRNILLNPREVDFFEYESRRVYAHTTKGRFACQSDLTLDRLEERLSGFAFFRANRSQLVNLSRVRAYAPWFNGKYVLTLNDAEKTEITVSKARVRDFRAAIEL, from the coding sequence GTGAACAAAGACACCAAGAAGATACGGACCGTGCTTGTCGATGACGAACTCCCGGCCATCGACGAACTGGCCTTTCTGCTCTCGGATGCGGAAGACGTGGAAGTGGTTGGAACGGCAGGCAATGCCACCGAAGCAGTGCAACTCATTCGGGAAGTCCTGCCCGATCTGGTCTTTCTGGACATCCAGATGCCCGGCAAGGACGGTTTTCACGTTCTGGCCGACCTGATGTCCGAATCCCTGACCCCACTGGTCGTTTTCATCACCGCCTACGACGAATACGCCATCCGCGCCTTTGAGGAAAACGCGGTGGACTACATTCTCAAGCCGATTCCAAGGGAACGGCTTGCCAAGTGTCTGGATCGGGTGCGGGATCGCCTTGAGGAATCCGAGGAAACGGGATCGCCCTCGGCCTCCCTGCAAAAACTGCTGGCCGAAGTGGGCATCAAGCCCGGCATTGCCCGGATCAGCGTGGAGCATTCCGGTCGCAACATTCTGCTCAATCCCCGCGAAGTGGATTTCTTCGAATACGAATCCCGCCGCGTGTACGCGCATACGACCAAAGGACGCTTTGCCTGCCAGTCCGACCTGACTCTGGACAGGCTGGAGGAACGGCTGTCCGGGTTCGCCTTTTTCCGGGCAAACCGTTCCCAGCTCGTGAACCTTTCACGGGTGCGGGCCTATGCCCCCTGGTTCAACGGCAAGTACGTCCTGACTCTGAATGATGCGGAAAAGACCGAAATAACCGTTAGCAAGGCGCGGGTTCGCGATTTCCGGGCCGCCATCGAATTGTAG
- a CDS encoding substrate-binding domain-containing protein → MSTIKDVAGLAGVSTSTVSHVLNKTRFVRDDTRKRVEQAMRKLDYRPSSIARSLKVKRTGTVGMLVTTSTNPFYAEVVQGVERRCYERGYTLFLCNTEGDAQRMKANLEALEEKRVDGLLLLCSETNEEVFRLFEARRTMPIVVTDWGPITGNMDRIHDNSRLGGYLATKHLIAMGHVRIGCISGPRDKLLAMERVEGFRQAMAEADLPIRSEWIIEGHFDCESGVQAMRHLHELDERPDALFVGNDMMAFGVINEARRLGLNIPDDLSLVGYDDIHMARYMSPALTTIHQPTSKLGALAVDTLLDRLDSKRTEAKVIRIEPSLVIRESVRAGLQP, encoded by the coding sequence ATGTCGACGATCAAAGATGTAGCCGGACTTGCCGGCGTTTCCACTTCCACGGTTTCCCATGTGCTGAACAAGACGCGTTTTGTTCGGGATGACACCCGAAAACGCGTGGAACAGGCCATGCGGAAACTCGACTATCGCCCTTCCTCCATTGCCCGCAGTCTCAAGGTCAAGCGGACGGGTACCGTCGGCATGCTGGTGACCACGAGTACCAATCCGTTTTATGCCGAAGTGGTTCAGGGCGTGGAACGTCGCTGCTATGAACGGGGGTACACCCTGTTCCTGTGCAACACCGAAGGCGATGCCCAGCGCATGAAGGCCAATCTGGAAGCGCTGGAGGAGAAACGCGTGGATGGCCTGCTGCTCCTTTGCAGCGAGACCAATGAAGAAGTCTTCCGATTGTTCGAGGCACGCCGCACCATGCCCATCGTGGTGACGGACTGGGGGCCGATCACCGGAAACATGGATCGCATTCACGACAATTCCCGTCTTGGCGGCTATCTTGCCACAAAGCATCTCATCGCCATGGGTCACGTGCGCATCGGGTGCATCTCCGGCCCCCGAGACAAGCTGCTTGCCATGGAACGTGTCGAAGGATTCCGTCAGGCCATGGCCGAAGCCGATCTTCCGATTCGGTCCGAATGGATCATCGAAGGCCATTTCGACTGTGAAAGCGGCGTACAGGCCATGCGCCATCTGCATGAACTTGACGAACGTCCGGACGCCCTTTTCGTGGGCAACGACATGATGGCCTTCGGCGTGATCAACGAAGCCCGCCGTCTGGGGCTGAACATCCCGGACGATCTCTCCCTTGTCGGATACGACGACATCCACATGGCCAGATACATGAGCCCTGCCCTGACCACGATTCATCAACCCACCAGCAAACTCGGCGCATTGGCCGTGGACACGCTGCTTGATCGTCTGGATTCCAAACGCACCGAAGCCAAGGTCATTCGCATTGAACCCAGCCTCGTGATCCGGGAATCCGTGCGGGCAGGCCTGCAACCATGA
- a CDS encoding PfkB family carbohydrate kinase, giving the protein MPRTGKHSIAIAPEANACLTPEALAPHLPRIREADILLMQLETPLETVELAAQEAHAHGTMVILNPAPARDLPATIMDSVSLYTPNETEAEFYTDVAVGSYADACRAAEIMHARKLEGLLITMGKSGAYYSGPHGARLVDAFPVEPVDTTAAGDTFNGALAVGLAEDMDMDQAIRFAHAAAAISVTRAGAQTSIPTRLEVDEFLKAKH; this is encoded by the coding sequence TTGCCGAGAACGGGGAAACACAGCATCGCCATTGCGCCCGAAGCCAATGCCTGCCTGACACCGGAGGCCCTTGCCCCGCATCTGCCCAGAATCAGGGAGGCCGACATTCTGCTCATGCAGTTGGAAACCCCGCTGGAAACCGTCGAACTTGCCGCGCAGGAAGCCCACGCACACGGTACCATGGTCATTCTCAATCCGGCCCCGGCCCGGGATCTTCCGGCAACCATCATGGACAGCGTGAGCCTGTACACTCCCAACGAGACCGAAGCGGAATTCTACACGGATGTTGCGGTCGGCTCCTATGCGGATGCCTGCCGCGCCGCCGAGATCATGCACGCCAGAAAGCTCGAAGGACTGCTCATCACCATGGGGAAAAGCGGTGCCTATTACAGCGGACCTCACGGAGCACGACTGGTGGACGCCTTTCCCGTCGAGCCCGTGGACACCACGGCTGCCGGAGACACGTTCAACGGCGCGCTTGCCGTCGGACTGGCCGAAGACATGGACATGGATCAGGCCATCAGATTCGCCCATGCAGCGGCAGCGATTTCCGTTACCCGGGCAGGAGCTCAGACATCGATTCCCACTCGTTTGGAAGTGGATGAATTTCTTAAAGCGAAACATTAG
- the rbsB gene encoding ribose ABC transporter substrate-binding protein RbsB yields the protein MKRFMSFALALVLSLGLSVQAQAKDTIALVVSTLNNPFFVTLKDGAVQKATEMGFEIIVLDSQNDPSKELANVEDLTVRGVKAILINPTDSDAVSNAIRLINGANIPVLTLDRGASRGKVASHIASDNVAGGKMAGDFMAQKLGKGAKVIQLEGLAGTSAARDRGEGFALAVKADAFQVLASQPADFDRTKGLNVMENLLASHGDVQGVFAQNDEMALGAIRALQAAGKKDVMVVGFDGTDDGVAAVKRGEMAGTIAQQPALIGALGVETAARVLKGETVDKYIPVPLRVVK from the coding sequence ATGAAACGTTTCATGAGCTTCGCACTGGCCCTGGTTCTGTCACTCGGGCTGAGCGTGCAGGCACAGGCAAAGGATACCATCGCCCTGGTGGTTTCCACCCTGAACAACCCCTTTTTCGTGACCCTGAAGGACGGCGCGGTGCAGAAGGCCACGGAAATGGGTTTCGAGATCATCGTGCTCGATTCCCAGAACGATCCGAGCAAGGAACTGGCCAACGTGGAAGACCTGACCGTGCGCGGTGTCAAGGCCATCCTGATCAATCCCACGGACTCCGATGCCGTTTCCAACGCCATCCGCCTGATCAACGGCGCGAACATTCCCGTGCTGACCCTTGACCGCGGCGCTTCCCGCGGCAAGGTCGCCAGCCACATCGCCTCGGACAATGTGGCCGGTGGCAAGATGGCCGGAGATTTCATGGCCCAGAAGCTGGGCAAGGGAGCCAAGGTCATCCAGCTTGAAGGTCTGGCCGGAACTTCCGCAGCTCGGGATCGCGGCGAAGGCTTTGCCCTTGCGGTCAAGGCCGATGCCTTTCAGGTGCTCGCCAGCCAGCCTGCGGATTTCGACCGCACCAAGGGCCTGAATGTGATGGAGAACCTGCTTGCCAGCCATGGCGACGTACAGGGCGTGTTTGCCCAGAATGACGAAATGGCTCTGGGCGCGATTCGCGCTTTGCAGGCCGCTGGCAAAAAGGACGTCATGGTCGTGGGCTTTGACGGCACCGACGACGGCGTGGCCGCTGTCAAACGAGGTGAAATGGCTGGCACCATTGCTCAGCAGCCCGCACTGATCGGCGCCTTGGGCGTGGAAACCGCGGCTCGCGTACTCAAGGGCGAAACCGTGGACAAGTACATTCCGGTTCCCCTGCGCGTGGTGAAATAG
- the rbsC gene encoding ribose ABC transporter permease — MIAQQSAQASAISLKDRLIRQKTLIALVVMIVIVSFLNPNFFATGNILNILRQTSVNAIMAVGMTLVILTAGIDLSVGSVLALCGAIGASLIAMELPLIVGIGAALGAGALLGATSGVIIAKGRVQAFIATLVSMTLVRGLTLVYTDGRPISTGFTDTADAFAFIGTGYLLGIPVPIWLMLLTFGAAWYLLNHTRLGRYIYALGGNESATRLSGINVDRVKITVYAIAGFLSALSGLIVTSRLSSAQPTAGAGYELDAIAAVVLGGTSLMGGKGTIMGTLLGALIIGFLNNALNLLDVSSYYQMIAKALVILLAVLVDTKSK, encoded by the coding sequence ATGATCGCGCAACAATCGGCACAGGCTTCCGCCATTTCCCTCAAGGATCGGCTCATCCGGCAGAAAACGCTCATTGCGCTAGTGGTGATGATCGTCATCGTATCCTTTCTGAATCCCAACTTCTTTGCCACGGGCAACATCCTCAACATCCTGCGCCAGACTTCGGTCAACGCCATCATGGCCGTGGGCATGACTCTGGTCATCCTTACGGCGGGCATAGATCTTTCCGTGGGATCGGTGCTCGCCCTGTGCGGTGCCATCGGCGCAAGCCTGATCGCCATGGAACTGCCCCTGATCGTGGGCATTGGCGCGGCTTTGGGGGCAGGTGCCCTGCTCGGTGCGACCAGCGGCGTGATCATTGCCAAGGGGCGCGTGCAGGCATTCATCGCCACGCTGGTCAGCATGACGCTGGTGCGCGGCCTGACTCTGGTCTACACGGACGGCCGCCCCATTTCCACGGGATTCACGGACACGGCAGACGCGTTCGCGTTCATCGGAACCGGCTACCTGCTCGGCATTCCCGTTCCCATCTGGCTGATGCTGCTTACCTTCGGCGCAGCCTGGTACCTGCTCAACCACACGCGTCTTGGGCGCTACATCTATGCACTGGGCGGGAATGAATCCGCAACCCGTCTGTCCGGCATCAATGTGGACCGTGTCAAGATCACGGTCTATGCCATTGCCGGTTTTCTCTCGGCCCTGTCCGGGCTGATCGTCACGTCAAGGCTGTCCTCGGCCCAGCCAACGGCCGGGGCCGGATACGAACTGGACGCGATCGCGGCGGTGGTCCTTGGCGGGACCAGCCTCATGGGCGGCAAGGGAACCATCATGGGTACCCTGCTCGGCGCGTTGATCATCGGTTTTCTGAACAACGCCCTGAATCTGCTCGATGTGTCTTCGTACTATCAGATGATCGCCAAAGCTCTGGTCATTCTGCTGGCCGTGCTGGTGGATACCAAAAGCAAATAA
- the rbsA gene encoding ribose ABC transporter ATP-binding protein RbsA yields MKHGEELLKLEGIEKSFPGVKALDKVTLRVTAGKVMALVGENGAGKSTLMKVLTGIHKRDAGSITYLGRKVAFGGPGESQTAGIGIIHQELNLLPELSIAENIFLGREKTSRFGRILWKEMYHEADELLKKLGVRHSSRTRLGDLGIGEQQMVEIAKALSFESRVIIMDEPTDTLTATETKALFAVIDELRQSGHGVVYISHRLKEIFEICDDVTVLRDGKFIGESRVSDITEDDLIEMMVGRKLEEQYPRIHTNPGRVSLRIDELTCPGVEDVSLCVHEGEILGISGLMGSGRTELMKAVFGAHPIESGTLSLFDSPLRISTPKDALDAGIAYISEDRKADGLVLGLSIKKNMTLPALRHFSTAYGHLHQSMERDAVDGYIAAFNIKTPARSQAVGNLSGGNQQKVAIAKGLMARPSVLILDEPTRGVDVGAKKEIYQLINRFKSEGMSIILVSSEMPEILGMSDRIAVMHQGRICGEFPAEEADQETIMACAIGSAREETA; encoded by the coding sequence GTGAAACACGGCGAAGAGCTGCTCAAGCTTGAAGGAATCGAAAAAAGCTTTCCCGGGGTCAAGGCTCTGGACAAGGTCACCCTGCGCGTCACGGCAGGCAAGGTCATGGCGCTGGTGGGAGAGAACGGGGCGGGAAAATCCACGCTCATGAAGGTGTTGACCGGCATCCACAAAAGAGACGCGGGCAGTATCACCTATCTGGGCAGAAAAGTGGCATTTGGCGGTCCCGGGGAATCCCAGACCGCAGGCATCGGCATCATCCATCAGGAACTGAATCTGCTTCCGGAACTGTCCATTGCGGAAAACATTTTTCTCGGACGCGAGAAAACAAGCCGCTTCGGTCGAATACTCTGGAAGGAAATGTATCATGAAGCGGATGAGCTGCTGAAAAAACTCGGGGTCAGACATTCCTCGCGCACGCGACTGGGAGACCTCGGCATTGGCGAACAGCAGATGGTGGAAATAGCCAAGGCCCTGTCCTTCGAGTCGCGTGTCATCATCATGGACGAGCCCACGGATACGTTGACCGCCACGGAAACCAAGGCGCTTTTCGCGGTCATTGATGAGCTTCGTCAGTCCGGCCACGGCGTTGTCTACATATCCCACAGGCTCAAGGAAATATTCGAAATCTGCGATGACGTGACCGTGCTTCGCGACGGGAAGTTCATCGGGGAAAGCCGGGTAAGCGATATTACCGAAGACGATCTCATCGAAATGATGGTGGGGCGCAAGCTGGAGGAACAGTATCCACGCATCCACACCAATCCGGGCCGTGTCAGTCTGAGAATCGATGAGTTGACCTGTCCCGGAGTCGAAGATGTTTCCCTCTGCGTGCACGAAGGTGAAATCCTCGGCATCTCGGGACTCATGGGATCGGGCCGTACCGAACTCATGAAAGCGGTTTTCGGGGCGCATCCCATTGAAAGCGGCACGCTCTCCCTGTTCGACTCTCCCCTTCGCATCTCCACCCCGAAGGACGCACTTGACGCAGGCATCGCCTACATCAGCGAGGACCGCAAGGCGGACGGATTGGTGCTCGGTCTTTCCATCAAGAAAAACATGACACTTCCGGCGCTCCGGCATTTCAGCACGGCGTACGGGCACCTGCACCAGTCCATGGAGCGCGATGCCGTGGACGGCTACATCGCAGCCTTCAACATCAAAACGCCTGCACGCAGTCAGGCCGTGGGCAACCTTTCCGGCGGCAATCAGCAGAAGGTCGCCATTGCCAAGGGCCTCATGGCCCGCCCTTCCGTGCTCATTCTGGACGAACCCACCCGTGGCGTGGATGTGGGCGCAAAAAAGGAAATCTATCAGCTCATCAACCGCTTCAAGAGCGAAGGCATGAGCATCATTCTCGTTTCTTCGGAGATGCCGGAAATTCTCGGCATGAGCGACCGGATCGCAGTCATGCATCAGGGACGCATCTGCGGGGAATTCCCGGCAGAAGAAGCGGATCAGGAAACCATCATGGCCTGCGCCATCGGCAGCGCGCGGGAGGAGACAGCATAA